One stretch of Castor canadensis chromosome 12, mCasCan1.hap1v2, whole genome shotgun sequence DNA includes these proteins:
- the Cdc42ep3 gene encoding cdc42 effector protein 3: MPAKTPIYLKAANNKKGKKFKLRDILSPDMISPPLGDFRHTIHIGKEGQHDVFGDISFLQGNYELLPGNQEKAHSGQFPGHSEFFRANSTSDSMFIETPSPVLKNAISLPTIGGSQALMLPLLSPVTFNSKQESFGQPKLPRLSCEPVMEEKAQEKTSLLENGTIHQGDTSWASSGSASQSSQGRDSHSSSLSEQYSDWPAEDMFDHPAPCELIKEKTKSQESLSDLTGSLFSLQLDLGPSFLDEVLNVMDKNK, translated from the coding sequence ATGCCAGCCAAAACCCCAATTTACCTGAAAGCTGCCAACaacaagaagggaaagaagtTTAAACTGAGGGACATCCTGTCTCCCGATATGATCAGTCCTCCCCTGGGGGACTTCCGTCACACTATCCACATCGGCAAAGAGGGCCAGCACGATGTCTTCGGAGACATTTCCTTCCTTCAAGGGAATTACGAGCTTTTGCCAGGAAACCAGGAGAAGGCACACTCGGGCCAGTTCCCTGGGCATAGCGAGTTCTTCAGGGCCAACAGCACCTCGGACTCCATGTTCATAGAAACACCCTCCCCTGTGCTCAAAAACGCCATCTCCCTCCCCACCATCGGAGGGTCCCAAGCTCTCATGCTGCCCTTATTGTCACCAGTGACATTTAATTCTAAACAGGAATCCTTTGGGCAGCCCAAACTCCCCAGGCTCAGCTGTGAGCCCGTCATGGAAGAAAAAGCTCAGGAGAAAACCAGTTTGCTGGAGAATGGGACAATCCACCAGGGAGACACCTCATGGGCCTCCAGTGGCTCGGCATCTCAGTCCAGCCAGGGCAGGgacagccactcctccagcctgtcGGAACAGTACTCCGACTGGCCAGCGGAGGACATGTTTGACCATCCTGCCCCATGTGAGCTTATCAAGGAAAAGACTAAATCCCAGGAGTCCCTCTCTGACCTGACAGGCTCCCTCTTCTCTCTACAGCTCGATCTTGGGCCCTCGTTTTTGGATGAGGTGCTGAATGTCATGGATAAAAATAAGTAA